A region of Streptomyces halobius DNA encodes the following proteins:
- a CDS encoding MerR family transcriptional regulator, producing the protein MAITGDGTAAEGALPLHTGAANPAPVQAAAVSGDREAQNIGYRGPTACAAAGITYRQLDYWARTGLVEPSVRSAYGSGTQRLYSFRDVVVLKIVKRLLDTGVSLQNIRTAVQHLRSRGLADLTRMTLMSDGATVYECTSPDEVVDLLQGGQGVFGIAVGVVWRDVEGALSQLHGERVDTGETLIGKNPHDELARRRNRAG; encoded by the coding sequence GTGGCAATCACCGGCGACGGTACGGCGGCGGAAGGGGCGTTGCCGCTCCACACGGGCGCGGCGAACCCTGCCCCGGTACAGGCCGCCGCGGTGTCGGGGGACCGCGAGGCGCAGAACATCGGCTACCGCGGCCCGACCGCGTGTGCGGCAGCGGGCATCACGTACCGGCAGCTCGACTACTGGGCACGTACGGGCCTGGTGGAGCCGAGCGTCCGGTCGGCGTACGGGTCCGGCACCCAGCGGCTCTACAGCTTCCGGGACGTCGTCGTCCTGAAGATCGTCAAGCGGCTGCTGGACACCGGGGTGTCGCTGCAGAACATCCGTACCGCCGTGCAGCACCTCCGCTCGCGCGGGCTCGCGGATCTGACGCGGATGACGCTGATGAGCGATGGCGCGACGGTCTATGAGTGCACCTCGCCCGACGAGGTCGTCGATCTGCTCCAGGGCGGTCAGGGCGTCTTCGGGATCGCGGTCGGCGTGGTGTGGCGCGACGTGGAAGGCGCGCTGTCCCAGCTGCACGGAGAGCGTGTGGACACCGGCGAGACGCTGATCGGGAAGAACCCGCACGACGAGCTGGCGCGGCGCCGCAACCGGGCGGGCTGA
- a CDS encoding DNA polymerase IV, whose translation MRSAPTILHLDMDAFYAACEQAAKPSLRGKPVIVGGIGPRGVVATASYEARVFGVRSAMPTAQARRLCPNAAYLHPRFTLYRQVSDRVMELLAELSPLVEPLSLDEAFVDLEAGDVAADTAAVRAVGERLRRDIREVTGLTGSVGLAGAKLLAKIASEAAKPDGLVVIEPGTERELLGPMTVRTLPGVGPATAETLRRAGITTVAETAEAGEAELVRLLGKAHGAGLYVMALGQDDRPVVADRDAKSVSVEDTFEVDLTDRTRVRTELVRLADRCVQRLRASGRSGRTVVIKVRNYDFSTVTRSETLRGPTDDRGVVREAAVRLLETVDTTGGVRLLGVGVSGLADFTQEDLFAQLATEREAEESAQTAAEPAAEAEGEPEPEEQRSRRWPPGLDVVHDAYGAGWVQGSGVGRVTVRFETPWSAPGRVRTFAVDDPALRPGEPLPLVVGAEPASGQSSEPAIRPKSLSTGGEDGTESEAGEEISSR comes from the coding sequence GTGAGAAGTGCGCCGACGATCCTGCATCTGGACATGGATGCGTTCTACGCGGCCTGCGAACAGGCGGCCAAGCCCAGCCTGCGCGGCAAGCCCGTGATCGTCGGCGGGATCGGGCCGCGCGGGGTGGTCGCCACGGCCTCGTACGAAGCCCGGGTCTTCGGGGTCCGCTCGGCGATGCCGACGGCGCAGGCGCGTCGGCTGTGTCCCAACGCCGCCTATCTCCATCCCCGCTTCACGCTCTACCGCCAGGTGAGCGACAGGGTGATGGAGCTGCTGGCGGAGCTGTCGCCGCTGGTGGAGCCGCTGAGTCTGGACGAGGCGTTCGTGGATCTGGAGGCCGGCGATGTCGCGGCGGACACGGCCGCCGTACGGGCCGTGGGGGAGCGGCTGCGGCGGGACATCCGGGAGGTCACGGGCCTGACGGGTTCGGTGGGGCTCGCCGGGGCCAAGCTGCTCGCCAAGATCGCTTCCGAGGCGGCCAAGCCGGACGGCCTGGTGGTGATCGAGCCCGGCACCGAGCGGGAGCTGCTGGGGCCGATGACGGTGCGGACGCTGCCCGGGGTGGGGCCCGCGACGGCCGAGACGCTGCGGCGGGCCGGCATCACGACGGTGGCGGAGACCGCGGAGGCCGGTGAGGCGGAGCTGGTGCGGCTGCTCGGCAAGGCCCACGGCGCGGGGCTGTACGTGATGGCGCTGGGCCAGGACGACCGGCCGGTGGTGGCCGACCGGGACGCGAAGTCCGTCTCGGTCGAGGACACCTTCGAGGTCGATCTGACCGACCGGACGCGGGTGCGGACGGAGCTGGTGCGGCTGGCCGACCGCTGTGTGCAGCGGCTGCGGGCCTCCGGACGGTCCGGGCGCACGGTGGTGATCAAGGTGCGGAATTACGACTTCTCGACCGTGACCCGTTCGGAGACGCTGCGCGGGCCCACCGACGACCGCGGCGTCGTACGGGAGGCCGCGGTGCGGCTGCTGGAGACGGTGGACACGACCGGCGGGGTGCGGCTGCTGGGCGTGGGGGTGAGCGGGCTGGCCGACTTCACACAGGAGGACCTGTTCGCACAGCTGGCGACGGAGCGGGAGGCCGAGGAGTCGGCGCAGACGGCAGCGGAGCCGGCGGCGGAGGCCGAGGGCGAGCCGGAGCCCGAGGAGCAGCGGTCGCGCCGCTGGCCTCCGGGGCTGGACGTGGTGCACGACGCGTACGGCGCCGGCTGGGTGCAGGGGAGCGGGGTGGGGCGGGTGACCGTACGTTTCGAGACGCCGTGGTCCGCACCGGGCAGGGTGCGGACCTTCGCCGTCGATGACCCGGCGCTGCGGCCCGGGGAGCCCCTTCCGCTGGTGGTGGGCGCGGAGCCGGCGTCCGGTCAGTCCTCCGAGCCGGCGATCCGGCCGAAATCCTTGTCGACTGGTGGCGAGGACGGCACCGAGTCCGAGGCGGGGGAGGAGATATCCAGCCGGTAG
- a CDS encoding PRC-barrel domain-containing protein, with product MQTDIDPRSLIGRKAFDRNGTKIGTIDEVYLDDATGEPEWAAVRTGLFSRDAFVPLEPSEIVDEGLRIPYDRKLIKDAPDFGVGRHLSPEQELQLYHHYRLDISSPASDSVPSSPPVDKDFGRIAGSED from the coding sequence GTGCAAACCGATATCGATCCCAGGAGCCTGATCGGCCGCAAGGCGTTCGACCGGAACGGCACCAAAATCGGCACCATCGACGAGGTGTATCTCGACGATGCGACGGGGGAACCGGAATGGGCGGCCGTCCGCACCGGGCTCTTCAGCCGGGACGCCTTCGTCCCCCTGGAGCCGAGCGAAATCGTCGACGAGGGGCTCCGCATCCCCTATGACCGCAAGCTGATCAAGGACGCCCCGGACTTCGGGGTGGGCCGGCATCTCTCCCCCGAGCAGGAACTTCAGCTCTACCACCACTACCGGCTGGATATCTCCTCCCCCGCCTCGGACTCGGTGCCGTCCTCGCCACCAGTCGACAAGGATTTCGGCCGGATCGCCGGCTCGGAGGACTGA
- the gcvP gene encoding aminomethyl-transferring glycine dehydrogenase has translation MTTNRISLTELERGTPFEHRHIGPDHEAQAKMLAHIGFGSLDELTATAVPDVIKSAEALGLPQGRSETEVLDELRGLADRNQVLSSMIGLGYHGTFTPPVILRNVMENPAWYTAYTPYQPEISQGRLEALLNFQTMVADLTGLPTSGASLLDEGTAAAEAMALSRRVGKVKQGVFLVDADCLPQTIAVLRTRAEPTGVEVVVADLTDGIPAEMAERGVFGMLLQYPGASGAVRGPRALIAQAQELGAVVTVAADLLALTLLASPGELGADIAVGTSQRFGVPMGFGGPHAGFMAVREKFARSLPGRLVGVSVDADGNKAYRLALQTREQHIRREKATSNICTAQVLLAVMAGMYAVYHGPEGLQVIARRTHRYATILAEGLRAGGVEIVHDSFFDTLTARVPGRAAEVVAAAREAGVNLRQVDADLVGIACDETTGRAQLAGVWGAFGIQADIEQLDAAAADALPRVLLRTDEYLAHPVFHQHRSETAMLRYLRTLADKDYALDRGMIPLGSCTMKLNATTEMEPVTWPAFGGLHPFAPAAQAQGYLTLIQELEERLATVTGYDKVSIQPNAGSQGELAGLLAVRAYHRANGDEQRTVCLIPSSAHGTNAASAVMAGMKVVVVQTGEDGEVDTDDLHAKIEEHRDELAVLMVTYPSTHGVFEEHITQICAAVHDAGGQVYVDGANLNALVGLAEPGTFGGDVSHLNLHKTFCIPHGGGGPGVGPVGVRAHLAPYLPNHPLQPTAGPETGVGPISAAPWGSAGILPISWAYVRLMGGEGLTRATQVAVLSANYIAKRLEPHYPVLYTGPGGLVAHECIIDVRPLTKATGVSIDDVAKRLIDYGFHAPTMSFPVAGTLMIEPTESEDLGELDRFCDAMIAIRAEIEKVGSGEWDEDDNPLRNAPHTADALAGEWTHPYSREEAVFPAGVVAAEKYWPPVRRIDGAYGDRNLVCSCPPVDEYDG, from the coding sequence ATGACCACCAATCGCATCTCCTTGACCGAGCTGGAGCGCGGCACGCCCTTCGAGCACCGGCACATAGGTCCCGACCACGAGGCGCAGGCGAAGATGCTCGCGCACATCGGATTCGGATCGCTGGACGAGCTCACCGCGACGGCCGTACCCGACGTGATCAAGAGTGCGGAGGCGCTCGGCCTGCCGCAGGGCCGTTCCGAGACCGAGGTCCTGGACGAGCTCCGCGGGCTCGCGGACCGCAACCAGGTCCTGTCGTCCATGATCGGCCTTGGCTACCACGGCACGTTCACACCGCCGGTGATCCTGCGCAACGTCATGGAGAACCCCGCCTGGTACACGGCGTACACGCCCTACCAGCCGGAGATCTCGCAGGGGCGTCTGGAGGCGCTGCTCAACTTCCAGACGATGGTCGCCGACCTGACCGGACTGCCCACCTCCGGCGCCTCCCTCCTGGACGAGGGCACCGCCGCCGCCGAGGCGATGGCCCTCTCCCGCCGCGTCGGCAAGGTCAAGCAGGGCGTCTTCCTGGTCGACGCCGACTGTCTGCCGCAGACCATCGCCGTGCTCCGGACCCGCGCCGAACCGACCGGCGTCGAGGTCGTCGTCGCGGATCTCACCGACGGCATCCCCGCGGAGATGGCCGAGCGCGGCGTCTTCGGCATGCTGCTGCAGTACCCGGGCGCGTCCGGCGCGGTGCGTGGCCCGCGCGCCCTCATAGCGCAGGCCCAGGAGCTCGGCGCGGTCGTCACCGTCGCCGCCGACCTGCTCGCGCTGACGCTGCTGGCCTCGCCCGGAGAGCTCGGCGCGGACATCGCCGTCGGCACCAGCCAGCGGTTCGGCGTGCCGATGGGCTTCGGCGGACCGCACGCCGGCTTCATGGCCGTACGCGAGAAGTTCGCCCGCAGCCTGCCGGGCCGCCTGGTGGGCGTCTCCGTCGACGCCGACGGCAACAAGGCGTACCGCCTCGCCCTGCAGACCCGCGAGCAGCACATCCGCCGCGAGAAGGCCACCAGCAACATCTGCACCGCGCAGGTGCTGCTGGCCGTCATGGCCGGCATGTACGCCGTCTACCACGGCCCCGAGGGCCTCCAGGTCATCGCACGGCGCACCCACCGCTACGCCACCATCCTCGCCGAGGGCCTGCGGGCCGGCGGCGTGGAGATCGTGCACGACAGCTTCTTCGACACGCTGACCGCCCGGGTGCCCGGCCGGGCCGCCGAGGTCGTCGCCGCCGCCCGCGAGGCCGGCGTCAACCTCCGCCAGGTCGACGCCGACCTGGTCGGTATCGCCTGCGACGAGACCACCGGGCGCGCGCAGCTGGCTGGCGTCTGGGGTGCCTTCGGCATCCAGGCCGACATCGAGCAGCTGGACGCGGCCGCCGCCGACGCGCTGCCGCGGGTGCTGCTGCGCACCGACGAGTACCTCGCCCACCCGGTCTTCCACCAGCACCGTTCCGAGACCGCGATGCTGCGCTACCTGCGCACACTCGCCGACAAGGACTACGCGCTGGACCGCGGCATGATCCCGCTCGGCTCCTGCACGATGAAGCTGAACGCCACCACCGAGATGGAGCCGGTCACCTGGCCCGCGTTCGGCGGGCTGCACCCGTTCGCGCCGGCCGCCCAGGCTCAGGGCTACCTCACGCTGATCCAGGAGCTGGAGGAGCGGCTGGCCACCGTCACCGGCTACGACAAGGTCTCCATCCAGCCGAACGCCGGCTCCCAGGGCGAGCTGGCCGGCCTGCTGGCGGTCCGCGCCTACCACCGCGCCAACGGCGACGAGCAGCGCACCGTCTGCCTGATCCCGTCCTCCGCGCACGGCACCAACGCCGCCAGCGCCGTGATGGCCGGGATGAAGGTCGTCGTCGTCCAGACCGGCGAGGACGGCGAGGTGGACACCGACGATCTGCACGCCAAGATCGAGGAGCACCGCGACGAGCTCGCGGTCCTGATGGTCACCTACCCGTCCACCCATGGCGTGTTCGAGGAGCACATCACCCAGATCTGCGCCGCGGTGCACGACGCCGGCGGCCAGGTCTACGTCGACGGCGCCAACCTCAACGCGCTGGTCGGCCTCGCCGAGCCCGGCACGTTCGGCGGCGACGTCTCGCACCTCAACCTGCACAAGACGTTCTGCATCCCGCACGGCGGCGGCGGCCCCGGCGTCGGCCCGGTCGGCGTACGCGCCCACCTGGCGCCGTATCTCCCCAACCACCCGCTCCAGCCCACCGCGGGCCCCGAGACCGGCGTCGGACCGATCTCCGCGGCCCCCTGGGGCTCGGCCGGGATCCTGCCGATCTCCTGGGCGTACGTCCGGCTGATGGGCGGCGAGGGCCTCACGCGCGCCACGCAGGTCGCGGTGCTCAGCGCCAACTACATCGCCAAGCGCCTGGAGCCGCACTACCCGGTGCTCTACACCGGCCCCGGCGGTCTGGTCGCCCACGAGTGCATCATCGACGTCCGGCCGCTGACCAAGGCGACCGGGGTGAGCATCGACGATGTCGCCAAGCGTCTGATCGACTACGGATTCCACGCGCCGACGATGTCCTTCCCCGTGGCCGGCACGCTGATGATCGAGCCGACCGAGAGCGAGGACCTCGGCGAGCTGGACCGCTTCTGCGATGCCATGATCGCGATCCGTGCGGAGATCGAGAAGGTCGGCTCGGGGGAGTGGGACGAGGACGACAACCCGCTGCGCAACGCCCCGCACACCGCGGACGCGCTGGCCGGCGAGTGGACGCACCCCTACAGCCGCGAGGAGGCCGTCTTCCCGGCCGGTGTCGTGGCCGCGGAGAAGTACTGGCCGCCGGTGCGCCGGATCGACGGTGCCTACGGCGACCGTAACCTCGTCTGCTCGTGCCCCCCGGTGGACGAGTACGACGGCTGA
- a CDS encoding DUF5999 family protein → MCQHQPPCPSADSSDREAAHPVAYHPEQGWSLLCNGVLLFEDTGELLPNGQVIAPHRPLGGARVVTAA, encoded by the coding sequence ATGTGTCAGCACCAACCGCCCTGCCCGTCCGCAGACTCCTCCGACCGGGAGGCCGCACACCCTGTGGCATACCACCCGGAGCAGGGCTGGAGCCTGCTGTGCAACGGCGTCCTGCTCTTCGAGGACACCGGTGAGCTGCTGCCGAACGGGCAGGTCATCGCCCCGCACCGGCCGCTCGGCGGCGCACGGGTCGTCACCGCGGCCTGA
- a CDS encoding glutamate--cysteine ligase, protein MGEKVAADGIDLADRERCRRKLHECLEALRRMLAEKRFDRPRNLMGLEIELNLAGADGLPRMMNSQVLDRIASRDFQTELAQCNLEVNVMPHRLCGRVLDQLAEELRTGLAYADRKAREVAARIVMIGILPTLTAADLTAASISESDRYVLLNDQMRAARGEDFAIDIQGVEHLLARSPSIAPEAACTSVQLHLQVTPGRFAAVWNAAQAVAAVQVAVGANAPFVFGRELWRESRPPVFQQSTDTRAPELKAQGVRPRTWFGERWIDSVYDLFEENVRYFPPLLPFCGPQEPLRVLDEGGAPDLAELVLHNGTIYRWNRPVYAVADGVAHLRVENRVLPAGPTIADVIANTAFYYGLVRALADQPRPVWTRLPFAAAAENFDTACKNGIDAALRWPRSGRGGGVAEIPAVRLVRQELLPLAAAGLDAWGVEPADRDHYLGIIEGRCARRVNGASWQAAAYHHAVHHGLGRDAALAAMTRRYSELMLTGEPVHTWPLAWAVGRPMVPEARRVVEGA, encoded by the coding sequence ATGGGGGAGAAGGTCGCCGCGGACGGGATCGATCTGGCGGACCGGGAGCGTTGTCGAAGAAAGCTTCACGAGTGTCTTGAGGCCTTGCGCAGGATGCTGGCGGAGAAGCGGTTCGACCGGCCAAGAAACCTGATGGGCCTGGAGATCGAGCTGAATCTGGCGGGTGCCGACGGGCTGCCCCGCATGATGAACTCCCAGGTGCTCGACCGTATCGCCAGCCGTGATTTCCAGACCGAACTCGCCCAGTGCAATCTGGAGGTCAACGTCATGCCGCACCGTTTGTGCGGCCGTGTCCTCGACCAGCTCGCCGAGGAACTCCGTACCGGGCTCGCCTACGCCGACCGGAAAGCCCGCGAGGTCGCCGCCCGGATCGTGATGATCGGGATACTGCCGACCCTGACCGCCGCCGACCTCACCGCCGCCAGCATCTCCGAGAGCGACCGCTATGTGCTGCTCAACGACCAGATGCGGGCAGCCCGGGGCGAGGACTTCGCGATCGACATCCAGGGCGTCGAACATCTGCTGGCCCGCTCGCCGTCGATAGCGCCGGAGGCCGCCTGCACCTCGGTGCAGCTGCACCTCCAGGTGACGCCGGGCCGCTTCGCCGCCGTCTGGAACGCCGCACAGGCCGTCGCCGCGGTGCAGGTGGCGGTCGGTGCCAACGCGCCCTTCGTCTTCGGGCGCGAGCTGTGGCGCGAGTCCCGGCCGCCGGTCTTCCAGCAGTCCACCGACACCCGGGCGCCCGAACTCAAGGCCCAGGGAGTGCGCCCCCGCACCTGGTTCGGGGAACGCTGGATCGACTCCGTATACGACCTCTTCGAGGAGAACGTGCGCTACTTCCCGCCGCTGCTGCCGTTCTGCGGACCGCAGGAGCCGCTGCGGGTCCTCGACGAGGGCGGGGCGCCCGACCTGGCCGAACTGGTCCTGCACAACGGCACCATCTACCGGTGGAACCGCCCCGTCTACGCGGTCGCCGACGGCGTCGCACACCTGCGGGTCGAGAACCGGGTCCTGCCGGCCGGCCCCACCATCGCCGACGTCATCGCCAACACGGCCTTCTACTACGGCCTGGTGCGCGCTCTGGCCGATCAACCGCGGCCCGTCTGGACCCGGCTGCCGTTCGCCGCCGCGGCCGAGAACTTCGACACCGCCTGCAAGAACGGCATCGACGCGGCCCTCCGCTGGCCGCGCTCCGGGCGCGGCGGAGGCGTCGCCGAGATCCCCGCCGTACGGCTCGTACGCCAGGAACTGCTGCCGCTGGCCGCCGCCGGGCTGGACGCCTGGGGCGTCGAACCGGCCGACCGCGACCACTACCTGGGCATCATCGAAGGGCGCTGCGCACGCCGAGTGAACGGGGCGTCCTGGCAGGCCGCCGCCTACCACCACGCGGTGCACCACGGTCTCGGACGGGACGCCGCGCTCGCCGCGATGACGAGGCGCTACAGCGAGCTGATGCTGACCGGGGAGCCGGTGCACACCTGGCCGCTCGCCTGGGCGGTCGGCCGGCCGATGGTGCCGGAGGCGCGGCGGGTGGTTGAGGGGGCGTAG